A window from Thermodesulfobacteriota bacterium encodes these proteins:
- a CDS encoding TonB-dependent receptor: MINPAIVDSAQESQLQTVDSKANADKLLQVESSQHTMDTETRSAIELEPVIVTAPRVPISLYKFPAAISVIGKDDIQLGQPTLSLGESLIRVPGVFIQDRFNFAQDTRISIRGFGSRAAFGIRGIKILVDGIPLTLPDGQSQVDTLDLGATQRIEVMRGPISALYGNASGGVISIITEEGPKKPFLQERTTVGQFGLIKPQVKMGGQTGPLNYFLNLSYLSYDGYRDQSFTENGLLSGKVRLDLDENSDLTILMTLLDSPSAEDPGGLTGTEVNEDRRQAAPLNRVFKAGEEVTDQRLGMIYRSNFSSLHDLEVHGFASLRQFQNSIPFVIVELDRVFVGGGFKYGYLGDLFGFNNRFTIGVDIEKQDDKRKNFDNINGTKGNKLLLDQDEDVTSVGPYIQEEFNLLDNLVAFLGGRFDYIRFFVDDFLEPDESGSRTFKQPTGRFGLLYSPVPAANMYLNIAQSFETPTTTELVNHPGGNGGLNPDLEPQEAINYEIGVKGQAFDRLNYQLALYYITLRDELIPFVIDGRTFFRNAGKSRRYGLEFGLDFELITGLRTSLAYTYLNSKYKTFGTEGLNFDGNKVPGQPPNVLNLEMFYDHSSGFFAGVDLLYVSSFFVNDENTVKNPSYTAANVRLGLEKSYKGLTISPFFGIQNLFNQKYNDNVRINAVAGNFFEPAPTINTYGGIAISYNFGKNR, from the coding sequence ATTTCGCTTTACAAGTTTCCAGCTGCAATTAGCGTAATTGGGAAGGATGACATTCAGCTAGGTCAGCCAACATTGAGTCTGGGGGAGTCGTTGATTCGCGTCCCGGGCGTATTCATTCAAGACCGTTTCAATTTCGCGCAGGACACTCGCATCTCGATAAGAGGCTTTGGCTCACGTGCCGCATTTGGGATTCGCGGGATCAAGATTCTTGTCGATGGGATCCCGCTAACTCTGCCCGATGGGCAGAGCCAGGTTGATACACTCGATCTCGGGGCAACGCAGCGGATTGAGGTTATGAGAGGACCAATCTCAGCCCTTTACGGGAATGCCTCTGGTGGAGTAATAAGCATCATAACCGAAGAAGGGCCGAAAAAACCGTTTTTACAAGAACGAACAACCGTCGGTCAATTCGGTCTCATCAAACCCCAAGTGAAGATGGGTGGTCAAACCGGGCCCTTGAATTATTTTCTCAACCTATCTTACCTTAGCTATGATGGTTACAGGGACCAGAGTTTCACCGAGAATGGCTTGCTAAGTGGTAAAGTAAGGTTGGATCTCGACGAAAACTCTGACCTGACCATTTTGATGACCCTATTAGACTCACCCAGTGCTGAAGACCCGGGAGGTCTGACAGGTACGGAAGTTAATGAAGACAGACGCCAGGCTGCTCCCCTAAATAGGGTTTTTAAGGCTGGAGAAGAGGTCACAGACCAGCGTCTCGGTATGATCTATAGAAGTAATTTTTCAAGCCTTCACGATCTAGAAGTCCATGGTTTTGCTTCGTTACGGCAATTTCAAAACTCGATTCCCTTTGTTATTGTAGAACTAGACCGTGTATTCGTTGGTGGAGGATTTAAATATGGGTATCTCGGTGATTTATTTGGATTTAATAATCGTTTTACTATCGGTGTCGACATAGAAAAACAGGACGATAAGAGAAAAAATTTCGATAACATCAACGGTACAAAGGGCAACAAACTTCTTCTTGATCAGGACGAGGATGTGACCAGTGTTGGACCATACATACAAGAAGAGTTTAATCTTCTAGACAACCTGGTCGCATTTCTAGGAGGACGATTCGATTATATACGCTTTTTTGTTGATGACTTTCTCGAACCAGATGAATCTGGTTCACGCACATTCAAGCAGCCAACCGGAAGGTTTGGATTACTGTATAGTCCTGTACCTGCAGCAAATATGTACTTGAACATAGCTCAATCCTTCGAAACGCCCACCACTACGGAGTTGGTGAACCATCCAGGGGGAAACGGAGGACTCAATCCCGATTTAGAGCCTCAAGAAGCTATCAACTACGAAATTGGAGTTAAAGGACAAGCCTTTGATCGACTGAACTATCAGCTTGCTCTTTATTATATAACATTGCGTGATGAGTTGATTCCCTTTGTAATTGATGGTCGTACCTTTTTTAGGAACGCAGGAAAATCGCGGCGATACGGACTGGAATTCGGACTAGACTTTGAACTAATAACGGGTCTCAGAACGAGTTTAGCCTATACATATCTAAATTCCAAATACAAGACCTTCGGAACTGAAGGGCTTAATTTTGATGGCAACAAAGTACCCGGTCAGCCGCCGAATGTGCTAAATCTTGAGATGTTTTACGATCATTCGTCTGGGTTCTTTGCCGGCGTGGACCTATTATATGTGAGCTCATTTTTCGTTAATGATGAAAACACCGTTAAGAACCCCTCGTATACAGCAGCAAATGTCCGTCTCGGTTTAGAAAAGAGTTATAAAGGTTTGACTATTTCTCCCTTTTTTGGTATTCAAAACCTCTTTAATCAGAAATATAATGATAATGTTCGAATAAATGCCGTAGCCGGTAATTTCTTTGAACCCGCCCCAACTATTAACACCTACGGCGGAATCGCGATATCTTATAATTTTGGGAAGAATCGGTGA